The genomic window GCACGCCCGGAACGGTGCCGACGAGCGAGCGGCCGTCGGGCAGCAGGAGGTTGACTTCGAGGGAGGCGGCTTCGCCCTTGGAGCAGGGCAGCGCGGCGACCGCGGCCACCAGCGCCTCGACCGTGGCCGACACGTCGTCGAGCACGGTGTCGGCCAGGGCGCCGGGCGGGAGAAGCCCCCTGCCCCGTTCGGCCAGCACGGCCCGGTCCGGGTCGGCGCCGGCCAGGCGGGCCTCAAGGATGCGGTCACCCACGCCCCACTTCTCCAGGGCGTCGAGCTCCACCGGGAGGGCGTCATGGACCCGGTCCGGCCCGTCGCTCACGTACAGGCCCAGCCGCTCCCGGAGGAAGGCCTTCACCGGGTGCTCCACGAAGCGGATCAGCGAGTCGAGCTGGATGACCGGACGCTCGAGCGGGGGCAGGCGCCCGGTGAGGAACGGCCTCGGCTGCTGGCGGTCCTCGCTCTTGAGCGCCCGCGTCCCGTCGAGGTTCACGGGGTCGAAGCTCCAGGGCGTGCCGTCGACCAGCGCCCCCTCGGCGAAGTTGCGGCCGTCGAATGCCTGCAGCGGATGGTGGACGAGCACGGCGTCGCGTGCGAGCTTGTTGGGGTCCGGGTGGCACACCGTCCGGTCGATGACGTCGAGCAGCTCGGCCACGGGCACGGCCGGCGGGCGCTCGTGGTTGGTGCGCTGGTCCCGTCCCTCGAAGGTGATGATCAGCTTCTCGGTGGCCGCCAGCAGGGCGTCGAGCAGCAGCTGGCGGTCCTCGCTGCGGGCGTCCCGGTCCCCGACGCGGGGGTCGGCCAGCAGCAGGTCGTCCCCGTCCTGCTCGGTGTGGCGGGGGAACACGCCGTCGTCAAGTCCGAGCAGGCACACCACGCGGTGCGGCACCGACCGCATCGGCACCAGGGTGCAGATCGTCAGGTCCCCGGTGCGGAAGTTGGCCCGAGTGGGCCGGCCGCGCAGCCGCGCGGCCAGGAGCGAGCGGACCTCGGCCAGGTCGAGGTCGGCCGAGGCCGGACGTGCCGGGAGGGCCCGGGTCTCGTCGACGACTTCGCCCAGCAGGCGATGCAGCTGCTCGTGCTGCCAGGTGTCGGTCGGCGCCGACATGGCCAGTCGCTCGGTCCCCGCTGCCAGCGCCTTGGCCCAGTGCCCGACGGGCCGCCGCCCGGAGAGCTCGTCGAGCGTCTCCTGGAGCCGGGCCACCAGCTCGGTGAAGCGGCCGGCCAGGTCGACGCCGGTGCTGGAGACGTCGTCGTAGGGGAGCGCGTCGCCGAACAGGCGCTGGCCGTCCTCCCCCATGGCCACGCCGAGCAGCAGCCGGTCCACGCCCGCCCGCCACGTGTTGGCCTCGACGCCGTCCAGCGCCCACGGCGCCCGGTGGGCCCCGTCCAGTCCCCACCGGATCCCGGTGCCCGCCACCCACCGCTCGATCTGGGACAGGTCCTCCTCGTCGAAGCGGAAGCGCCGGCTGACCGGCTCCCGCGACGCCAGGTCGAGGACCTGGGACGCCGTCACCCGCCCGTCGGCCAGGTCGAGCAGCTGGGCCGCCACCGCCAGCAGCGGGTTGGTCTGGCGGATCGACCGGTCGGCCAGCCGCACCCGCAGCTGCGGCGGCCCCGCCTCCTGCCCCCCGTCCCCGTCCTGGTCGGGCTGGCCGGCGCCGAAGGCGGCGTGCACCAGCGGGGCGAACGACTCGATGTCCGGGCACATCACGAT from Acidimicrobiales bacterium includes these protein-coding regions:
- the recC gene encoding exodeoxyribonuclease V subunit gamma → HLADLYDRYAVHRPDMVRAWAEGAGWQDEAHPDRAWQAELWRRLRERIGVPSPAERFETAAARLADEPELLDLPDRLSLFGLTRLPASHLQVLEAVAVHRDVHLFLLHPSGALWDKVQEAEPRPPAHLRREDDPTKALPDNPLLRSWGRDSREMQLVLNSHGVAGGEHRAVADDDTGTLLGLIQADVRHDRMPVGPRRGGESEDLRPVLREDDDSLRIHSCHGRARQVEVVRDAVLHLLAADGTLEPRDVIVMCPDIESFAPLVHAAFGAGQPDQDGDGGQEAGPPQLRVRLADRSIRQTNPLLAVAAQLLDLADGRVTASQVLDLASREPVSRRFRFDEEDLSQIERWVAGTGIRWGLDGAHRAPWALDGVEANTWRAGVDRLLLGVAMGEDGQRLFGDALPYDDVSSTGVDLAGRFTELVARLQETLDELSGRRPVGHWAKALAAGTERLAMSAPTDTWQHEQLHRLLGEVVDETRALPARPASADLDLAEVRSLLAARLRGRPTRANFRTGDLTICTLVPMRSVPHRVVCLLGLDDGVFPRHTEQDGDDLLLADPRVGDRDARSEDRQLLLDALLAATEKLIITFEGRDQRTNHERPPAVPVAELLDVIDRTVCHPDPNKLARDAVLVHHPLQAFDGRNFAEGALVDGTPWSFDPVNLDGTRALKSEDRQQPRPFLTGRLPPLERPVIQLDSLIRFVEHPVKAFLRERLGLYVSDGPDRVHDALPVELDALEKWGVGDRILEARLAGADPDRAVLAERGRGLLPPGALADTVLDDVSATVEALVAAVAALPCSKGEAASLEVNLLLPDGRSLVGTVPGV